The following coding sequences lie in one Candidatus Neptunochlamydia sp. REUL1 genomic window:
- a CDS encoding rhomboid family intramembrane serine protease — protein sequence MMNNSQAFRLGPRATPKIIKWTIIATLILSFFSLISNALFTQVFHTHSPQHLLSLTTWGVHNFFIWQFISYLFIQPLAGGGISMALILHVFFDLYLLWAIGSSLIQSRGEKHFIGLYFGGALFVGLIAYMCLFLFGSPLPFAGATTSIYILLIGWAFLFPEANIMLFLLLPIRAKWLVFGLIGVNLFLDFSNGSFLSFFVTLGAMLYGYFYSVLVWEILGPFYRLHGMEKRIIYFKRKMRARFKKVVDIEIQASKVYDFKTGRIIIQDDEFMDACLDKISRKGKSSLTVRERFRMWRISRGRS from the coding sequence TTAGGTCCTAGGGCTACCCCAAAAATTATCAAATGGACAATTATTGCAACACTTATTTTGAGTTTTTTCTCGCTCATTTCAAACGCTCTTTTTACACAAGTTTTTCACACCCACAGCCCTCAACATCTACTCAGCCTAACAACATGGGGCGTTCACAATTTTTTTATTTGGCAATTTATCTCTTACCTCTTCATCCAGCCTCTTGCTGGTGGAGGGATTTCCATGGCCCTTATCCTCCACGTCTTTTTTGACCTCTATTTGCTATGGGCAATTGGCTCTTCTCTTATTCAGTCCCGTGGAGAAAAACACTTTATCGGTCTCTATTTTGGTGGAGCCCTTTTTGTTGGCCTGATCGCCTACATGTGTTTATTTCTTTTTGGATCTCCGCTCCCCTTTGCAGGCGCGACAACATCCATCTATATTCTACTTATTGGATGGGCATTTCTCTTTCCTGAAGCCAACATTATGCTCTTTTTACTCTTACCTATCCGCGCAAAGTGGCTTGTTTTTGGCCTGATTGGTGTAAACCTCTTTCTTGATTTCTCTAATGGGAGCTTCCTCTCATTCTTCGTAACCCTTGGAGCTATGCTCTACGGGTACTTTTATTCTGTGCTTGTCTGGGAAATCCTTGGGCCGTTCTATCGTCTACACGGGATGGAAAAACGCATCATCTATTTCAAACGAAAGATGCGAGCGCGCTTTAAAAAGGTCGTTGATATCGAAATACAGGCTTCAAAAGTTTACGATTTCAAGACAGGAAGAATCATCATCCAGGACGACGAGTTCATGGATGCATGCCTCGATAAAATTTCTCGGAAAGGGAAAAGCTCCCTTACAGTGCGCGAGCGATTCCGCATGTGGCGCATCTCCCGCGGCAGATCCTAG
- the tadA gene encoding tRNA adenosine(34) deaminase TadA: MDKKKFDTKMMEKALKEAQKAYDLDEVPVGAVLTRHGEILSRAYNQMEGRRDPSAHAELLCIREGAQLLGDWRLLETTLYTTLEPCLMCAGALLLARVGRIVYGAPDLRHGAHGSYLNVFEKKHPTHTTQIEGGLLEAQSAKLMRNFFKQQRKKNEAAAGSAL, from the coding sequence ATGGATAAAAAAAAATTTGACACAAAGATGATGGAAAAAGCGCTTAAGGAAGCTCAAAAAGCCTACGATCTAGACGAAGTCCCTGTTGGTGCAGTCCTCACGCGTCATGGAGAAATCCTTTCCAGAGCTTATAATCAAATGGAAGGGCGGAGAGACCCTTCTGCTCACGCTGAGCTTCTCTGCATTCGAGAGGGAGCGCAGCTCCTAGGGGATTGGCGTCTCCTAGAGACCACCCTTTATACAACCCTAGAACCTTGTCTTATGTGCGCAGGGGCCCTTCTGCTGGCTCGTGTTGGGCGTATTGTCTATGGAGCGCCAGACCTGCGCCATGGAGCTCATGGAAGCTATCTAAATGTTTTTGAGAAGAAACATCCGACCCACACCACTCAGATAGAAGGGGGGCTTCTCGAAGCCCAATCTGCCAAACTAATGAGAAATTTTTTTAAACAGCAAAGGAAAAAAAATGAAGCAGCAGCTGGAAGCGCTCTTTAA
- the rpsO gene encoding 30S ribosomal protein S15, with the protein MSLDKGTKEEITKKFQLHEKDTGSADVQIAILTERITELTDHLKLAPKDHASRLALLKLVGQRRKLLDYLNSTDTKRYQMLINRLNLRK; encoded by the coding sequence ATGTCTTTAGATAAAGGTACTAAAGAAGAAATTACTAAGAAGTTTCAACTTCACGAGAAGGATACTGGCTCAGCTGATGTACAGATTGCCATCCTTACTGAAAGAATCACAGAGCTTACAGACCATTTAAAGCTCGCTCCGAAGGATCACGCCTCTCGGCTTGCCCTTCTCAAGCTAGTCGGCCAACGACGTAAGCTTCTTGATTACTTAAATTCAACGGATACCAAGCGCTATCAAATGCTCATTAATCGTCTGAATCTTCGTAAGTAA
- the pnp gene encoding polyribonucleotide nucleotidyltransferase, translating to MESKQQKLETQSITVSVGGKEISFETGKIARQAGGSVMIRSGDTMLLSTACMGAPLDEVDFLPLKVDYQEKFSSAGKTLGGFIKREGRPSEKEVLTCRLTDRPIRPMFEEGYYNDTQVITKVLSYDGVNPTEPLAICAAAAALVISEIPFIKPIAAVRVGMIEGRFVINPTNEEIESSVLDLLLAGTEDAILMIEGYCDFLNEDQIMDSIDEGHEAIKTICQKLSEWQQVVGKEKNRADLRFLPEGLKEDVNAIMEAPLQDAIRIVEKQVREDSLAAIRETVKEALLPEEGAKYKPFEVSMAMKKVTAHHMRQMVLKEKKRCDGRGTSEVRQIWVEMGLLPRTHGSTLFTRGETQSISVCTLGGESMGQRYETLDYSDGLRNFYLQYSFPPYSVGEVGRMGSPGRREIGHGKLAERSLQSIIPKKDSFPYTIRLESNTTESNGSSSMAAVCGGCLSMMEAGVPIKRPIAGIAMGLILEDENYAILSDILGMEDALGDMDFKIAGDEKGITAFQLDIKVEGINKQIMKVALAQAKEGRVHILNKMLEACPKSKDDLSQYAPRIETIKVKPSQIGTIIGPGGKQIRAIVEETGVDINIDDDGYVSIASNSAEGMARARQIVHDLTAEAEIGKTYKGKVVTVKDFGLFVAFLNVQGLCHISEIAHERVNNIDDYFKEGDEIEVKVLEIDRNGKIRLSRKALLEAPAAK from the coding sequence ATGGAATCAAAACAGCAAAAGCTCGAAACTCAATCGATTACCGTCTCAGTAGGCGGAAAGGAAATCTCTTTCGAAACAGGGAAAATCGCCCGCCAAGCAGGAGGATCTGTCATGATCCGCTCTGGGGACACAATGCTCCTCTCAACCGCTTGTATGGGAGCACCACTTGATGAGGTGGACTTCCTCCCCCTAAAAGTTGATTACCAAGAAAAGTTCTCCTCAGCAGGAAAAACCCTCGGTGGCTTCATCAAACGAGAAGGAAGGCCGAGTGAGAAAGAAGTTCTCACCTGTCGCCTCACTGACAGACCAATTCGCCCGATGTTTGAAGAGGGATACTACAATGACACCCAAGTGATCACCAAGGTTCTCTCTTATGATGGCGTTAATCCAACAGAACCTCTAGCAATTTGTGCAGCAGCGGCCGCACTTGTTATTTCTGAAATTCCCTTTATTAAACCCATTGCTGCAGTCCGCGTCGGCATGATTGAAGGAAGATTCGTTATCAATCCGACTAACGAAGAAATAGAGAGCTCTGTGCTCGACCTACTCTTAGCTGGTACAGAAGACGCAATCTTAATGATTGAAGGCTATTGCGATTTCTTAAACGAAGACCAAATCATGGACTCGATCGATGAAGGCCATGAAGCAATTAAGACGATCTGCCAAAAACTTTCGGAATGGCAACAGGTTGTTGGAAAAGAGAAAAACCGTGCAGATCTCAGATTCCTTCCTGAAGGGCTGAAAGAAGACGTAAATGCAATCATGGAAGCTCCACTGCAAGATGCCATTCGTATTGTTGAAAAGCAAGTCCGTGAAGATTCTCTAGCAGCCATCCGTGAAACAGTTAAAGAAGCACTCCTTCCTGAAGAAGGTGCTAAATACAAGCCCTTTGAAGTTTCAATGGCAATGAAAAAAGTCACAGCCCACCACATGCGGCAAATGGTTCTTAAGGAAAAGAAGCGGTGTGACGGACGAGGCACCTCTGAAGTGCGTCAAATTTGGGTTGAAATGGGACTCCTCCCAAGAACCCATGGTAGTACACTCTTTACTCGTGGTGAAACGCAATCGATTTCTGTCTGTACTCTCGGCGGTGAGTCGATGGGACAACGTTACGAAACCCTTGATTATTCAGATGGCCTTCGTAACTTTTACCTTCAGTACTCCTTTCCTCCTTACTCAGTAGGTGAAGTAGGACGAATGGGCTCTCCAGGAAGGCGAGAAATAGGGCATGGAAAGCTTGCGGAACGCTCTCTTCAATCAATTATCCCTAAGAAAGATTCGTTTCCCTACACTATTCGTCTTGAATCTAATACCACCGAATCTAACGGCTCCTCTTCAATGGCAGCTGTTTGTGGTGGTTGCCTATCCATGATGGAAGCTGGTGTCCCCATCAAACGCCCAATCGCAGGGATTGCAATGGGATTAATTCTCGAGGATGAAAACTACGCAATTCTTTCTGACATCCTAGGAATGGAAGATGCTCTTGGTGATATGGACTTTAAAATTGCTGGTGATGAGAAGGGAATTACAGCCTTCCAACTAGATATTAAGGTTGAAGGTATCAACAAACAAATCATGAAAGTTGCTCTTGCTCAAGCTAAAGAAGGACGTGTTCACATCCTCAATAAGATGCTTGAAGCCTGCCCAAAATCGAAAGATGACTTGTCTCAGTATGCACCGCGAATTGAAACCATTAAGGTCAAACCAAGCCAAATTGGTACGATCATTGGCCCTGGAGGAAAGCAGATCCGCGCAATTGTTGAAGAAACAGGTGTCGATATCAATATCGATGATGATGGCTATGTGAGCATTGCATCTAACTCTGCCGAGGGAATGGCTAGAGCACGCCAAATCGTCCACGATCTTACAGCAGAAGCTGAAATCGGTAAGACCTACAAAGGAAAAGTTGTCACGGTTAAAGACTTCGGTCTCTTCGTCGCTTTTCTAAATGTTCAAGGGCTTTGCCACATCTCAGAAATTGCTCATGAGCGCGTCAATAATATTGATGATTATTTCAAAGAAGGTGATGAAATTGAGGTGAAAGTCCTTGAAATTGATCGCAATGGAAAGATCCGCCTTAGCCGCAAGGCTCTTCTTGAAGCACCTGCTGCAAAATAA
- a CDS encoding opioid growth factor receptor-related protein — MFYEWYNYCSYAPLLNAEIVQAFLTDSSLRAKQQEALALMADHYGLKLDLHAGKVSINPSTFAAKQQNFFINGAHNLSRITRILSSLTSLGQPDLAVEFYSCLKGLSEGPIPKLKKTLDQYWFSVVSPYL, encoded by the coding sequence ATTTTTTACGAATGGTATAACTATTGTAGTTATGCCCCTCTTCTTAATGCAGAAATTGTTCAGGCTTTTTTGACTGATTCTTCTCTGCGTGCAAAGCAGCAAGAGGCCTTAGCTCTCATGGCTGATCACTATGGGTTAAAGCTTGATCTTCATGCGGGTAAGGTTTCGATAAATCCTAGTACTTTCGCCGCCAAGCAACAGAATTTTTTTATCAATGGAGCGCATAATCTATCGAGGATTACACGTATCCTCTCTAGCTTAACATCCCTTGGTCAGCCCGATCTTGCCGTTGAGTTTTATAGTTGCTTAAAGGGACTTTCCGAGGGCCCTATACCAAAACTCAAGAAAACTCTAGATCAATATTGGTTTTCTGTTGTGAGTCCTTATCTATAA
- a CDS encoding IS630 family transposase, producing the protein MPAGVEIESVDIWFQDEARVGQRGTVTRTWANKGTRPRLARQQQFEYAYIFGAICPVRDEAVGLVMPAVNTEAMLVHLEHISMKIPEGRHAVIVLDRAAWHTTKRLKRFSNISLLPLPPVSPELNPTEQVWQTLRDEHLANRCYEDYDAITMACCDAWNAFVDTPTRVRRLCSRPWAIL; encoded by the coding sequence TTGCCAGCAGGAGTAGAAATAGAGTCTGTTGATATTTGGTTCCAAGATGAGGCTAGAGTGGGGCAAAGAGGCACTGTAACCCGTACATGGGCCAATAAAGGAACACGTCCTCGGCTCGCACGTCAGCAGCAATTTGAATACGCTTACATATTTGGAGCTATTTGCCCCGTCAGAGATGAAGCTGTAGGCCTTGTAATGCCAGCTGTAAATACAGAAGCAATGCTTGTGCATCTTGAGCACATTTCCATGAAGATTCCTGAAGGAAGGCATGCAGTTATTGTGCTGGATAGAGCTGCTTGGCATACAACAAAGCGACTTAAAAGGTTTAGCAACATAAGCCTTCTACCGCTTCCTCCGGTTTCTCCAGAGTTGAATCCAACAGAACAAGTATGGCAAACGCTTCGAGATGAACATCTAGCGAATCGCTGTTATGAAGATTATGATGCGATTACGATGGCCTGCTGCGATGCATGGAATGCATTTGTTGACACTCCAACCAGAGTGAGAAGGCTCTGCTCAAGACCGTGGGCTATTTTATGA
- a CDS encoding helix-turn-helix domain-containing protein, with protein sequence MLRGRKAAQIKGLDQYDFDKLAKTEGSPRERRRFLAFAHLQEGKTFTETAAFVRVKLRSLMRWIKRFRTEGFEGLKDKPGRGKKPLIPLENQAAFRQAVLELQEKKVGGRIKGRDILELMKTKYGVDPSLKTVYNTLKRADLVWISGRSIHPKADLEAQETFKKTSQKK encoded by the coding sequence GTGTTGAGAGGAAGAAAGGCCGCTCAGATAAAAGGACTTGATCAGTACGATTTCGATAAGCTTGCTAAAACAGAGGGGAGTCCAAGAGAAAGGAGACGGTTTCTGGCATTTGCCCATCTCCAAGAAGGGAAGACGTTTACAGAAACAGCAGCCTTTGTACGGGTGAAACTCAGGTCTTTGATGAGGTGGATCAAGAGATTTAGAACGGAAGGTTTCGAAGGGTTAAAAGATAAGCCGGGTAGAGGTAAGAAGCCATTGATACCTCTAGAAAATCAAGCTGCATTCAGGCAAGCTGTTTTAGAGCTGCAAGAGAAGAAAGTAGGTGGACGTATCAAAGGGAGAGACATTTTGGAATTGATGAAAACAAAATATGGAGTCGACCCATCTTTGAAGACGGTATACAATACATTGAAAAGGGCTGACCTCGTCTGGATCTCGGGTCGATCAATTCACCCCAAGGCAGACTTAGAAGCCCAAGAGACTTTTAAAAAAACTTCTCAGAAAAAGTAG
- a CDS encoding opioid growth factor receptor-related protein — protein MTATALQYIRSNQINDKNEHFICKPAMVFIAVGCLFSRTGIKVWGLSLAYFATVFEVIHYHRPKDVTLPPSPKRAEPVREIPSPRTPPIVVRKLKPKNSPNKDWAKMRAQTHTLQVLNLYRGKISLGGYSFARILALEEARLEINPAVIHWLFLAEIRIRQSGKVPMITDELIEEFTKDSVLQEKQKAALILILNHFGLKLDENDTIVKNPENFEAKKKHLSGHNFHRITCILSSLFYFGREGLAQSLYDCLDGLNQEGQIEVEAFLVDCWQPAKSGDMPKLEADPRLLFPPEPMRFPVPVRHDDPPRQEWV, from the coding sequence GTGACGGCAACAGCCCTTCAATATATCCGATCGAATCAGATTAATGATAAGAACGAGCATTTCATTTGCAAACCTGCAATGGTCTTTATTGCCGTAGGGTGTCTTTTTAGCCGGACGGGGATAAAAGTATGGGGGCTCTCACTGGCCTATTTTGCAACCGTTTTTGAAGTGATTCATTACCACCGACCTAAAGATGTAACACTGCCTCCTTCTCCGAAAAGAGCAGAACCTGTGCGAGAAATTCCGAGTCCTCGCACTCCTCCTATTGTGGTTAGAAAGCTAAAACCCAAAAACTCTCCAAACAAAGACTGGGCTAAGATGAGAGCACAAACGCATACGCTGCAAGTTTTGAATTTATATCGTGGCAAGATTAGTTTGGGCGGTTATTCCTTTGCAAGAATCCTCGCTCTTGAAGAGGCTAGGCTTGAAATAAATCCAGCTGTTATTCACTGGCTATTCCTTGCGGAAATTAGAATTAGGCAGTCAGGAAAAGTGCCAATGATTACCGACGAGTTGATTGAGGAGTTCACAAAGGATTCTGTCCTGCAAGAGAAGCAGAAAGCGGCACTAATTCTGATATTAAATCACTTTGGTTTGAAGCTTGATGAAAACGATACGATTGTCAAGAATCCTGAAAATTTTGAGGCTAAGAAGAAACATCTTTCAGGTCATAACTTCCATAGGATCACCTGCATCCTTTCAAGTCTGTTTTATTTTGGTCGGGAAGGTCTTGCGCAGTCACTTTATGATTGTCTTGATGGCCTTAACCAAGAGGGTCAAATAGAAGTAGAGGCTTTTCTAGTTGACTGCTGGCAGCCAGCTAAAAGTGGAGACATGCCTAAACTAGAAGCAGACCCTCGCCTTCTTTTCCCACCCGAGCCTATGAGGTTTCCCGTTCCTGTGAGGCACGATGATCCTCCAAGACAAGAATGGGTGTAA